In Paenibacillus sp. 1781tsa1, one DNA window encodes the following:
- a CDS encoding DeoR/GlpR family DNA-binding transcription regulator yields the protein MLAAERYDRIVEMVNVKGSMRVSELSERCRVTEETIRRDLDRLEQAGRLRRSHGGAVSVKEDQPEIPYRIRETTHAEEKKRIAHAALAMINPGDRILLDASTTAGYMAANMPDFPLTVLTNSIQVATELSSRDKVEVISTGGQLASRSLSFVGPLAERSLETYHVDKLFLSCKGVHLEGGGISESNELQARLKQKMVGISDQVILLADASKFGVRAFARVSGLDAVHTIVTDQPLEAEQTERLSGYDIGIITV from the coding sequence ATGTTGGCAGCCGAGCGATATGACCGGATTGTGGAGATGGTGAATGTTAAGGGCAGTATGCGTGTATCCGAGCTTAGTGAGCGCTGCCGGGTGACGGAGGAAACCATCCGGCGAGATCTGGATCGTCTGGAACAGGCAGGACGACTGCGTCGCTCTCACGGTGGTGCCGTGAGTGTGAAGGAAGATCAGCCGGAGATCCCTTACCGGATCAGGGAGACAACCCATGCGGAAGAGAAAAAGCGGATTGCACATGCGGCTCTGGCGATGATTAATCCGGGTGATCGCATTCTGTTGGATGCCAGCACAACGGCAGGTTATATGGCAGCAAACATGCCTGATTTTCCGCTAACAGTCTTGACTAATTCCATTCAGGTAGCGACTGAACTTAGCAGTCGTGACAAGGTTGAGGTCATCTCAACGGGAGGCCAGTTGGCATCTCGCTCGTTGTCTTTTGTAGGGCCACTCGCGGAGCGTTCTCTGGAGACGTATCATGTGGACAAATTGTTTTTGTCCTGCAAAGGCGTACATCTTGAAGGCGGCGGAATCAGTGAATCCAATGAACTTCAGGCAAGGCTGAAGCAAAAGATGGTTGGCATATCCGATCAGGTCATCTTACTTGCCGATGCCAGTAAATTTGGTGTCCGTGCTTTTGCTCGGGTATCCGGCTTAGATGCAGTCCATACGATCGTTACCGATCAGCCATTGGAGGCTGAACAGACAGAGCGTTTGAGCGGATACGACATAGGAATCATCACAGTTTAA
- a CDS encoding (Fe-S)-binding protein: MKVSLFITCLSDAIYPRVGEAMVRLLAAHGVRLDFPPIQTCCGQPSYNSGYWDETRVAAKTILEAFDDSDFVVCPSGSCTYMIHHYPELFADEPVWLEKAKRLEAKAYEFTQFLVQVLGITDLGAHFPHKVTYHPSCHGSRLLGVKDEPMALLSQVKGLELVPLPFAEDCCGFGGTFAIKMSDISGAMVTEKVDHVKETQAEVLVGLDMACLMNIAGNLRYRNEPVRVMHLAELLYEGVRTG, from the coding sequence ATGAAGGTCTCCTTATTCATTACCTGTCTCAGCGATGCCATCTATCCCCGAGTGGGGGAGGCCATGGTCAGATTGCTCGCCGCTCATGGCGTTCGGTTGGATTTTCCGCCGATTCAGACCTGCTGTGGTCAGCCATCCTACAATAGCGGGTACTGGGATGAGACTCGGGTAGCGGCCAAAACGATTCTTGAAGCGTTTGACGACAGTGATTTTGTAGTCTGTCCTTCGGGATCGTGTACGTATATGATTCATCATTATCCCGAACTGTTCGCGGACGAACCGGTGTGGTTGGAGAAGGCAAAACGATTGGAAGCCAAAGCCTATGAATTCACTCAATTCCTCGTTCAAGTACTCGGGATAACCGATCTGGGCGCACATTTTCCGCACAAAGTAACGTATCATCCATCCTGCCACGGCAGTCGTCTGCTGGGTGTAAAGGATGAGCCGATGGCATTGCTATCCCAAGTAAAGGGACTGGAATTGGTTCCCCTGCCGTTTGCTGAGGATTGCTGTGGGTTTGGAGGTACTTTTGCCATCAAAATGTCCGATATTTCAGGAGCAATGGTGACGGAGAAGGTCGATCATGTCAAAGAGACACAAGCTGAAGTGCTGGTTGGGCTGGACATGGCCTGTCTGATGAATATCGCAGGTAATCTTCGTTATCGGAATGAACCGGTGCGTGTGATGCATCTGGCGGAACTACTGTATGAGGGGGTGCGAACAGGATGA
- a CDS encoding LutB/LldF family L-lactate oxidation iron-sulfur protein produces the protein MSQPGVMDTTVKERAGLALNDDFLRKAVKFTTERLRNGKKSASEEHGNWDEWRERGRQIRLHTIAHLDYYLNEFVNNARANGVHIHFADTSVEAAAIALDIAAHKQASTVVKSKSMVSEEVHLNHVLESAGIEAIETDLGEYIIQLAGEAPSHIVIPAIHKNRYQIAELLSKEAGKILEPDTTVLAGFVRKKLREKFLEADIGMTGCNFAIAETGSMVLFENEGNARMVSTVPKTQITLMGMERIIPSWTDLEVMATLLPRSATGQKLTMYMSGITGPRRTADADGPDEMHIIIVDNGRSLQLGDPEFQELLNCIRCGACLNACPVYRHIGGHAYGGTYSGPIGAVLTPALNGNIDEWNDIAGASSLCGACYEACPVKIPLHDMLVYLRRRKVEDGHGNKMESMGMKGFAAVVSNSKRFSAAIRLGQIGQKAVVRNNGISLKLGPLKGWNNYRVAPSLAKKSFRQQWNKLDQELNQEQRAMSSSVRSRMEQIIREREEGEGKKHGH, from the coding sequence ATGAGCCAACCGGGAGTCATGGATACTACGGTCAAAGAACGTGCCGGACTGGCCTTGAATGATGATTTTCTGCGTAAGGCGGTCAAATTCACGACAGAACGATTGCGTAACGGGAAGAAATCTGCCTCAGAAGAACATGGAAACTGGGATGAATGGCGTGAACGGGGCCGTCAGATTCGTCTGCATACGATTGCGCATCTGGATTATTATCTGAATGAATTCGTGAATAACGCCCGTGCGAACGGGGTTCATATTCATTTTGCAGATACATCGGTGGAAGCAGCGGCCATTGCGCTGGATATTGCGGCTCACAAGCAGGCGTCTACGGTGGTAAAGTCCAAATCGATGGTGTCGGAGGAAGTACATCTGAATCATGTGCTGGAATCGGCGGGCATTGAAGCTATCGAGACCGACCTTGGTGAATATATCATTCAGCTGGCAGGCGAAGCCCCATCTCATATTGTCATTCCAGCTATCCATAAGAACCGCTATCAGATAGCAGAGTTGTTATCAAAGGAAGCGGGTAAAATTCTGGAGCCGGACACAACGGTACTTGCCGGATTTGTTCGCAAAAAGCTGCGCGAGAAATTCCTCGAAGCAGATATCGGCATGACCGGCTGCAATTTTGCGATTGCAGAGACGGGTTCCATGGTTTTGTTTGAAAATGAAGGCAATGCCCGTATGGTATCCACTGTTCCAAAAACGCAGATTACACTGATGGGCATGGAGCGGATCATCCCGTCGTGGACGGATCTGGAGGTCATGGCAACCTTGTTGCCACGCTCTGCAACAGGTCAGAAACTAACGATGTACATGTCAGGCATCACAGGTCCTCGCCGCACAGCGGATGCCGATGGACCAGATGAAATGCACATTATTATCGTGGATAATGGTCGATCCCTTCAGCTGGGTGATCCTGAATTCCAAGAGTTGCTGAATTGTATTCGCTGTGGTGCCTGTCTGAATGCTTGCCCGGTATATCGCCATATTGGAGGTCATGCTTATGGTGGAACCTATAGTGGTCCGATTGGTGCGGTACTGACACCTGCACTCAATGGCAACATTGATGAATGGAACGATATTGCGGGTGCTTCGAGTCTTTGCGGAGCCTGTTATGAAGCATGTCCGGTCAAAATTCCGCTGCATGATATGCTCGTTTATTTACGCAGGCGTAAAGTGGAAGACGGCCATGGAAACAAAATGGAGAGCATGGGCATGAAGGGCTTTGCCGCCGTGGTTTCCAATTCCAAACGCTTCAGTGCGGCCATACGTTTGGGACAGATTGGTCAGAAGGCAGTTGTACGCAACAACGGCATTTCTCTCAAGCTGGGTCCACTTAAAGGCTGGAACAATTATCGGGTTGCGCCAAGTCTCGCCAAGAAATCTTTTCGGCAACAATGGAACAAGCTGGATCAGGAACTGAACCAGGAGCAACGGGCCATGAGTTCTTCCGTTCGCAGCCGTATGGAACAGATTATTCGTGAACGAGAAGAAGGGGAGGGGAAGAAGCATGGTCACTGA
- a CDS encoding LUD domain-containing protein, with product MVTEHQQWLAQLEKKSIEKQEQFMNDIASKLRRPRQRHAPTQPFRGAPDFWTELEWDEEKRIQAFTDNFVSVGAHIARVQNMEEVSQFIANKSHELSARYIIRQNEQALKDLGLEEQLPDVQISVWNSQADENWRARAAEADIGVVMADYATAYTGSVTVLSSPEKGRSVSLLPTVLIIIIPVDRLYTRLGETLDRFDEVGRENLPAGIHFISGPSRSSDIENDLTIGVHGPGIVYGLIMG from the coding sequence ATGGTCACTGAACATCAGCAATGGCTTGCACAATTGGAGAAGAAGTCCATTGAGAAACAGGAGCAGTTCATGAATGACATTGCTTCGAAATTGAGGAGACCAAGGCAACGCCATGCGCCGACCCAACCCTTTCGGGGCGCACCCGACTTTTGGACTGAATTGGAATGGGATGAAGAGAAGCGTATTCAAGCGTTTACTGATAACTTTGTAAGTGTAGGCGCACACATTGCCCGGGTTCAGAACATGGAAGAAGTATCTCAATTTATTGCTAACAAATCTCATGAACTGAGTGCCAGATATATCATTCGTCAGAATGAACAGGCGCTAAAAGATCTCGGATTGGAAGAGCAGTTACCGGATGTACAGATCTCAGTCTGGAATAGTCAAGCGGATGAGAACTGGAGGGCTCGGGCAGCTGAGGCTGATATCGGTGTGGTCATGGCGGATTATGCAACTGCATACACAGGCTCGGTTACTGTACTTTCTTCACCGGAAAAAGGTCGTTCAGTCAGTCTGCTGCCTACGGTACTCATCATCATTATTCCAGTAGATCGGCTGTACACCAGACTGGGTGAGACGCTGGATCGATTTGACGAAGTGGGAAGAGAGAATCTTCCCGCAGGTATCCACTTTATTTCAGGTCCAAGCCGATCTTCTGATATCGAAAATGATCTAACCATTGGAGTACACGGACCAGGTATTGTATATGGTTTGATTATGGGTTAA
- a CDS encoding glutathione peroxidase — MSIFSYQVPFMDGHARDLSALKGKVLLIVNTASRCSYSRQFSELQQMYEKYREQGLEILAFPCNQFNEKEPGSSAEVAQYCRREFQISFPILEKVEVVGQSIHPLFHYLIEEAPFQGYDLDTEQGQWMDNFVKEKHPQLYQGDGVKWNFTKFLIDRSGNVQGRYETTVAPLEIEPAIQILLKNS; from the coding sequence ATGAGTATATTTTCTTACCAGGTTCCGTTTATGGATGGCCACGCGAGAGATTTGTCTGCTTTAAAAGGGAAAGTACTGCTTATTGTAAATACAGCAAGTCGCTGTAGCTACTCCCGGCAATTCAGTGAACTCCAGCAGATGTATGAGAAATATCGTGAACAGGGGCTAGAGATTCTGGCGTTCCCATGTAATCAGTTTAACGAGAAAGAACCTGGCAGTAGCGCTGAGGTAGCCCAGTATTGCAGGCGTGAATTTCAGATATCCTTTCCGATCTTGGAGAAGGTTGAGGTCGTTGGGCAATCGATTCATCCTTTGTTCCATTACCTGATTGAAGAAGCGCCATTTCAAGGATATGATCTGGACACGGAGCAAGGGCAGTGGATGGACAACTTTGTGAAGGAAAAGCATCCACAATTGTACCAAGGAGATGGAGTTAAATGGAATTTTACTAAATTCCTGATTGACCGCAGTGGGAATGTCCAGGGCCGTTATGAAACGACAGTAGCTCCATTGGAGATAGAGCCGGCGATCCAGATTCTGTTGAAGAATTCCTAG
- a CDS encoding bifunctional cytochrome P450/NADPH--P450 reductase has protein sequence MPPISVPQPKTFGPLGNLPQLNFEEPVQSLVKLAEEYGPIFRMEYPGRSELYISGHELVAEVTDESKFDKRVWAPLAKVRAFAGDGLFTSWTEEPNWKKAHNVLLPSFSQRAMQGYHNKMIDLAVQLVQKWSRLNPDETVNVPDDMTRLTLDTIGLCGFNYRFNSFYREEPHPFITSMVRALDESMSSLQRLRLQDKLMITKKKQFEQDIRSMFSLVDHIIAERKEKPQEGADDLLSHMLSGKDPETGETLDDENIRYQIITFLIAGHETTSGLLSFAVYYLMKNPDTLAKAQAEVDQILKDPVPTYNQVRNLKYVRMVLNEALRLWPTAPAFSLYAKEDTVLAGQYPLQKGDSVSVLIPKLHRDREAWGDDVEEFRPERFEDPSKVPHDAYKPFGNGQRACIGQQFALQEATLVLGMVLKHFDFIDHSDYQLKVKETLTLKPDNFTIRVRARGGQPVMAVPGVAVEEPKPVAKRTEPDAANAHHTPMLVLYGSNLGTAEGIAREIADTARYQGFRSEVAALDDRVGKLPKDGAVIIVSASYNGQPPSNAKMFVEWIEHADANEFKGVRFAVLGCGDHNWASTYQRIPRLIDEQLSSRGAERLSPLGESDASGDFEKQVGDWTEQLWPDLARTMGLKLNTSSNSERSSLSVQFVSGLAVTPLADTYDAHVAEILENRELHDAGSERSTRHLEIKLPEGITYKEGDHLGILPQNPPELVERVLRRYGFTGTEHLVLDASGRSAAHLPLHQPVNLYDLLSHSVELQEAATRAQLREMAAYTVCPPHKKELEALLDESVYMDEVRNKRISMLDYLVKYEACELPFERFLELLPSLKARYYSISSSPRVQPDQASITVSVVRAPAWSGQGEYKGIASNYLANLKPGDEIVMFTRTPESGFQLPEDAQVPVIMVGPGTGVAPFRGFIQARHVLKEQGQEVGEAHLYFGCRNPEHDYLYKNELEAAQQEGLVELHTAFSRVDGEEKCYVQHLMRDDARHLIPLLEDGAQLYICGDGSKMAPDVEATLQQAYAELHGKSAQEAADWLNQLQQEGRYAKDVWTGI, from the coding sequence ATGCCACCAATTTCAGTGCCTCAACCCAAAACATTTGGCCCACTGGGCAATTTGCCGCAATTGAACTTTGAAGAACCGGTGCAATCCCTGGTGAAACTGGCTGAGGAATATGGACCGATCTTTCGTATGGAGTACCCCGGGCGAAGTGAATTGTATATTTCAGGTCACGAACTGGTTGCCGAGGTAACAGATGAATCCAAATTCGACAAACGTGTGTGGGCACCCCTTGCGAAGGTTCGTGCTTTTGCAGGAGATGGACTATTCACGAGTTGGACCGAGGAGCCAAATTGGAAAAAAGCTCATAACGTTCTGCTGCCAAGTTTCAGTCAACGTGCCATGCAGGGCTATCACAACAAAATGATTGATCTGGCGGTGCAGCTGGTTCAGAAATGGTCACGATTGAATCCGGATGAGACGGTTAACGTTCCGGATGATATGACACGTCTTACGCTCGACACGATTGGACTCTGTGGTTTCAACTATCGGTTTAACAGCTTCTACCGGGAAGAACCACATCCATTCATTACGAGCATGGTTCGTGCACTGGACGAATCCATGAGTTCATTGCAGCGACTGCGTCTGCAAGACAAGCTGATGATCACCAAAAAGAAACAGTTTGAACAGGATATCCGTTCGATGTTCTCGTTGGTGGATCACATTATTGCCGAGCGCAAAGAGAAACCACAGGAAGGCGCAGACGATCTGTTGTCCCACATGCTCAGTGGCAAGGACCCGGAAACGGGAGAAACACTGGATGATGAGAACATCCGTTATCAGATTATTACGTTCCTGATTGCTGGACATGAGACCACAAGTGGTCTGTTATCCTTCGCCGTCTATTATCTGATGAAGAATCCCGATACGCTGGCTAAGGCCCAAGCAGAAGTGGACCAGATTCTGAAAGATCCGGTTCCCACATACAACCAGGTTCGCAATCTGAAGTACGTTCGCATGGTTTTGAACGAAGCATTACGGTTATGGCCGACAGCCCCGGCATTTTCCCTATATGCCAAAGAGGACACAGTACTTGCGGGTCAATATCCTTTGCAAAAAGGCGACAGCGTCAGTGTGCTGATTCCCAAGCTGCATCGTGACCGCGAAGCATGGGGAGACGACGTAGAGGAATTCCGCCCGGAACGGTTCGAAGATCCGAGCAAAGTGCCGCATGATGCCTACAAACCTTTTGGTAACGGTCAACGGGCCTGTATTGGTCAGCAGTTTGCACTTCAGGAAGCAACGCTGGTACTGGGCATGGTGTTGAAGCATTTTGACTTCATCGATCATTCCGATTATCAGTTAAAGGTGAAAGAAACGCTGACGCTCAAACCGGATAACTTCACCATTCGGGTACGTGCGCGTGGAGGCCAGCCCGTCATGGCCGTTCCAGGTGTAGCGGTCGAAGAACCAAAGCCGGTTGCCAAAAGAACGGAGCCGGATGCAGCGAATGCCCACCATACACCGATGCTTGTTCTATACGGTTCCAATTTGGGGACGGCGGAAGGCATAGCACGTGAGATTGCGGATACTGCCAGATATCAGGGTTTCCGGAGTGAGGTCGCTGCGCTGGATGATCGTGTTGGCAAACTGCCGAAGGATGGTGCCGTCATTATTGTCAGTGCATCCTATAACGGTCAGCCGCCAAGTAATGCGAAGATGTTTGTCGAGTGGATTGAACACGCGGATGCCAATGAATTCAAAGGGGTGCGTTTCGCCGTTCTTGGATGCGGTGACCACAACTGGGCCAGTACCTATCAGCGTATTCCGCGTTTGATCGATGAACAGTTATCTTCCAGAGGAGCAGAGCGGTTGTCGCCGCTGGGTGAGTCAGATGCCAGCGGTGATTTCGAGAAGCAGGTAGGGGATTGGACAGAACAATTATGGCCAGATCTCGCACGAACGATGGGACTGAAGCTAAATACAAGCTCCAACAGCGAACGCAGTTCACTATCTGTACAGTTTGTCAGCGGACTCGCCGTAACACCGCTTGCGGATACGTATGATGCCCATGTGGCAGAAATACTCGAGAACAGAGAGCTTCACGACGCGGGCAGTGAACGGAGTACACGTCACCTCGAGATCAAATTGCCTGAAGGCATAACCTACAAGGAAGGGGATCATCTGGGCATTCTGCCACAGAACCCACCGGAGCTGGTGGAACGTGTACTTCGTCGGTATGGATTCACGGGAACGGAGCATCTGGTTCTCGATGCATCGGGTCGAAGTGCTGCACATCTGCCGTTACATCAACCGGTTAACCTGTATGATCTGCTTAGTCATAGCGTTGAGCTTCAGGAGGCGGCAACTCGTGCTCAGCTCAGAGAAATGGCAGCATACACGGTGTGTCCACCGCATAAGAAGGAGCTTGAAGCGTTGCTTGATGAATCTGTGTATATGGATGAAGTTCGGAATAAACGGATCTCCATGCTGGATTATCTGGTGAAATATGAGGCATGTGAACTGCCGTTTGAGCGCTTCCTTGAATTACTGCCTTCACTGAAAGCCAGATATTATTCGATCTCCAGTTCACCGCGTGTTCAGCCCGATCAAGCGAGTATTACGGTGAGTGTAGTGCGTGCCCCGGCATGGAGTGGACAGGGAGAATACAAAGGCATTGCGTCCAATTACCTGGCTAATCTGAAACCGGGTGACGAGATCGTCATGTTCACGCGGACACCGGAATCCGGTTTCCAACTGCCGGAAGATGCACAGGTTCCCGTCATCATGGTAGGGCCGGGTACAGGCGTTGCCCCATTCCGTGGTTTTATACAAGCAAGACATGTGTTGAAGGAACAAGGTCAAGAGGTTGGCGAAGCCCATCTGTACTTTGGATGTCGGAATCCCGAGCATGATTATCTATACAAAAACGAGCTGGAAGCAGCCCAGCAAGAAGGGCTTGTCGAGCTTCATACAGCGTTCTCCCGAGTGGATGGAGAAGAGAAATGTTATGTACAGCATCTGATGAGAGACGATGCCCGTCATCTGATTCCTTTGCTTGAAGACGGTGCACAACTGTATATCTGCGGTGATGGCAGCAAGATGGCACCTGATGTGGAAGCCACACTTCAGCAGGCATACGCTGAACTTCATGGCAAATCCGCGCAGGAAGCAGCAGATTGGCTTAATCAGCTTCAGCAGGAAGGTCGTTATGCCAAAGATGTATGGACAGGTATCTGA
- a CDS encoding ABC transporter substrate-binding protein yields the protein MFKRFMIGIITSLLLFVTACSGTDHTGATDNTGDGNNNGTTEGGQVELRIMWWGDQKRADITNEALKIFQAKHPDIKISGEFAPSSGYFDKLNTQLASGTAPDIFFLGGNVVDYAKKDVLLNLDPYVGNELNLDGMDETMIEYGRLDGKLQHISAGANARGIVVNKALFEKAGVPLPASDWDWADYAAISKELSDKLGDGFYGTYNFTVDGMDIFLKQRGKQLYDMKNGTLGFAKEDILEWFQYWEKTSASAGVVTPELQVSNPHDDTSKSLLITGKAAMTLLPSNQLAAFQSLTEDPLVLLPVPRGPKGTGVVFESSQGLSGYANTKHPKEVAMLMDFWIHDPEAAKILGNDRGVPVTEANRNLLQEGAGPVEEIVYNYTSLVSEATKTEPFDVSYNPPGFAEFSKLAQTTNQEIGFGRKSVEQAVSDFYNGTVRIFESNQ from the coding sequence ATGTTCAAACGTTTCATGATCGGTATAATCACTTCACTTTTGTTATTCGTAACAGCTTGCTCTGGAACAGACCATACGGGTGCTACTGATAATACAGGCGATGGTAATAACAATGGAACTACCGAGGGCGGACAGGTCGAACTTCGCATCATGTGGTGGGGTGACCAGAAACGAGCAGATATTACGAATGAAGCCCTGAAGATCTTTCAGGCGAAACATCCAGATATTAAAATTTCAGGTGAATTTGCACCCTCCTCTGGATATTTCGACAAGCTGAATACCCAGTTGGCTTCAGGCACAGCACCGGATATCTTTTTCCTCGGTGGAAATGTCGTTGATTATGCCAAAAAAGATGTCCTGCTCAACCTGGACCCATATGTTGGCAACGAACTGAATCTGGATGGTATGGATGAAACTATGATCGAATACGGACGTCTCGACGGGAAGCTGCAACATATTTCTGCTGGTGCCAACGCACGAGGAATTGTTGTTAACAAGGCACTCTTTGAGAAAGCCGGCGTGCCTTTGCCAGCTTCGGATTGGGACTGGGCGGACTATGCCGCCATCAGCAAGGAGTTATCCGACAAACTCGGGGACGGCTTCTATGGAACCTATAATTTCACCGTCGACGGGATGGATATTTTTCTAAAACAAAGGGGTAAACAACTGTATGACATGAAAAACGGTACACTTGGATTCGCCAAGGAAGACATTCTGGAATGGTTCCAGTATTGGGAAAAGACTTCGGCATCCGCCGGTGTAGTCACACCGGAATTGCAGGTTTCCAACCCGCATGATGATACCAGTAAATCCCTGTTGATCACAGGCAAAGCAGCCATGACTCTACTGCCATCCAACCAGCTCGCTGCATTCCAGAGCTTGACGGAAGACCCTTTGGTTCTTCTCCCTGTACCACGAGGTCCTAAGGGAACGGGTGTTGTATTTGAGTCGAGTCAGGGATTATCCGGGTATGCCAATACCAAACATCCGAAGGAAGTGGCAATGTTAATGGACTTCTGGATTCATGATCCTGAAGCAGCCAAAATCCTCGGTAATGACCGCGGCGTGCCCGTTACGGAAGCCAATCGTAATCTTCTTCAGGAAGGTGCAGGTCCTGTGGAGGAGATTGTCTATAACTATACGAGCCTTGTCTCCGAAGCTACGAAGACTGAACCTTTTGACGTAAGCTACAACCCGCCGGGATTTGCAGAGTTTTCCAAGTTAGCTCAGACAACGAATCAGGAGATCGGATTTGGACGAAAAAGTGTGGAGCAGGCTGTCTCGGACTTCTATAACGGGACCGTTCGCATCTTTGAGTCGAATCAATAA
- a CDS encoding carbohydrate ABC transporter permease: MPIKRQLVQTGRHAAIILFGLLMLYPVLWLILSSFKPNHLIFTSGSLFPTSFTLEHYINGWKGLQGISFGRFFGNSVLISVMSVLGNVISCSLAAFAFSRLKFRFKGLWFSMMLITIMLPYHVTLVPQYILYNELQWINTYFPLILPKWLAQDSFFILLMVQFIRGIPRELDESATIDGCGQSQIFFRIVVPLLVPALITTAIFTFLWSWDDFFSQMIYLSKIDLFTVQLGIRSLFDPSGQSDWGALLAMSTLSLLPVTIIFLLFQRYFLEGIATTGLK, translated from the coding sequence ATGCCAATCAAACGACAACTGGTTCAGACCGGGAGGCATGCCGCCATTATACTTTTCGGTCTGCTGATGTTATATCCTGTACTATGGTTAATTCTCAGTTCGTTTAAACCGAACCATCTCATTTTCACCAGTGGCAGTCTTTTCCCAACCAGCTTCACGCTGGAGCACTATATTAATGGCTGGAAAGGTCTGCAGGGCATCTCCTTTGGCCGTTTCTTCGGCAACTCCGTTCTGATCTCGGTCATGAGTGTGCTGGGTAATGTGATCTCCTGTTCCCTTGCAGCCTTTGCTTTCTCCAGATTGAAGTTCAGATTCAAAGGCCTGTGGTTCAGCATGATGTTGATCACGATTATGTTGCCTTACCATGTTACTCTGGTGCCCCAGTACATTCTCTATAATGAACTTCAATGGATTAATACGTATTTCCCGCTGATTCTGCCCAAGTGGCTCGCGCAGGATTCCTTCTTCATCTTGCTCATGGTTCAATTCATACGCGGTATACCGCGGGAACTGGACGAGAGTGCAACCATTGACGGTTGTGGGCAATCACAGATCTTTTTCAGAATCGTAGTGCCTCTGCTCGTTCCGGCACTGATTACAACAGCGATCTTCACCTTCCTGTGGAGCTGGGATGACTTTTTCAGCCAGATGATCTATCTGAGCAAAATTGATCTGTTCACCGTGCAGCTGGGCATCCGGTCTCTCTTTGATCCCTCAGGACAATCCGACTGGGGCGCATTGCTCGCCATGTCTACTCTGTCACTGCTTCCCGTGACCATCATCTTTTTACTGTTTCAGCGATATTTCCTTGAAGGCATTGCGACAACAGGTCTGAAGTAA
- a CDS encoding carbohydrate ABC transporter permease: MKKQTKPLYGQQNTTAYLFLLPWLIGLFCLTLGPMIASLYLSMTKFNLLSSPTWTGLSNYVHIFTEDDTFRRSLGLTFYYVFLSVPLRLAFALLVAMALNKGIRALGIYRTVYYIPSLLGGSVAIAIVWRQLFEGNGLVNQFLSWFGISGPSWIAHPDYVVYTIITLSVWQFGSAMVIFLAGLKQIPADLYEASDVDGAGKIRQFFGITLPMLSPVIFFNLIMSMINSFQAFTPAYVIGDGRGGPLDATMFYTLYLYLKGFSFFDMGYASALAWIMLVIIGVFTAIVFVTSRYWVFYGDNQEGR, translated from the coding sequence ATGAAAAAACAGACCAAACCCTTATACGGTCAGCAGAATACCACAGCCTACTTGTTTCTTCTGCCCTGGCTGATCGGACTCTTCTGTCTGACACTGGGACCGATGATTGCGTCCCTATACTTATCCATGACCAAATTCAATCTGCTGTCATCACCGACTTGGACAGGACTTAGCAACTATGTTCACATCTTTACCGAGGACGATACCTTTCGCAGGTCCCTGGGGCTGACATTTTATTATGTCTTTTTATCCGTTCCCCTAAGACTTGCCTTTGCTCTACTGGTGGCAATGGCGTTGAACAAAGGAATTCGAGCCCTCGGCATCTACCGGACCGTATATTACATCCCTTCCCTCTTGGGCGGCAGCGTCGCGATCGCAATCGTCTGGCGTCAACTTTTTGAGGGGAACGGACTGGTCAACCAGTTTCTAAGCTGGTTTGGTATCTCTGGTCCATCCTGGATTGCGCATCCGGATTATGTGGTTTATACCATCATCACGCTATCCGTATGGCAATTTGGGTCTGCCATGGTCATCTTTCTTGCGGGTCTGAAACAGATCCCGGCAGACTTGTATGAAGCTTCCGATGTCGATGGAGCGGGAAAGATACGTCAATTTTTCGGAATCACCCTGCCCATGCTCTCCCCCGTTATCTTTTTTAACCTGATCATGAGCATGATCAATTCATTCCAGGCATTTACACCCGCTTACGTGATCGGAGATGGCCGCGGGGGTCCACTCGATGCAACAATGTTCTATACCTTGTACCTGTATCTGAAAGGTTTCTCGTTCTTTGATATGGGTTATGCTTCGGCTCTGGCTTGGATCATGTTGGTCATTATCGGAGTATTCACCGCAATCGTCTTTGTTACATCCCGATATTGGGTGTTCTACGGGGATAATCAGGAGGGGAGGTAA